Sequence from the Paenibacillus tundrae genome:
GCTTGGTCTGAACCATTTTACAGCCGATCCTGCTCGCTCAATGAAACGGTTCGTGATACCAGAGATGTATCTGAATGATAACTAGGGGACGAACTGAAGTGATGAACCAACTGACGATGAGAAGTGCGGGATGGATCTTTTTTGTGTCCTATGTCATGGGCATTTTGTTCACGGCGTGGATTAGTTCGAAAGGCAGTCCACATCACGATAATCTAATGTTATTTCTCGCATATGTAGCAGTTGGTCAAATCGTACTCAACGTGATACCAGCTGTGATCTGGTGTCGATACCGAAAAATATCTCTTCGAACTGCATTTAGGCTACATAAAGTTTCTTTGCGGAATATCATCCTGTCTTTGTTGATATTTGCTCTAAGTCAGATTATCTTGCTGTTTTTCCACCAGATTACCGAGGTTGTCTCTCAATGGTTAGGGGTTTCATATGCAACATCGCATTATCCGATTGCGGACTCTCTGTTTTCCTTAGGTATTCTCTTATTAAGCATCGGGATCATTCCTCCGATCTGTGAAGAGTTGTTGTTTCGGGGCGTTTTGCTGAGCGGTTATGGCAAACGGGGGTTGTGGTTCGCAGCAATGGTTAGTTCTTTTCTGTTCGCTTTGTTCCACGACAACCCCTACCGATTAATTGAACTATTCGGAGCGGCTCTCGTTTCAGCTATCATCGTCATTCGCTCAGGCTCCATCATCCCAGGCATTATTGTTCATATGATCACGAACTCCACGTATGTAATTAGCTCATACATCCAGGGAGGAGATATGCTGGAGGGGATTACTACTTCTGAAGGACCGAGCCTATCCATCCTGCTGTTGACGGGTTTTGCCTCATTCATTACTTTCATGATCTGTAGATGGTTGTATGCACGGTTTGATCGTCCTGAGACGGAAGTAAGAGCGAAGAGGATTGCTTCTGCCGGAATCCGTTCGTTGGCTTGGATTATACCGATCCTGCTATCTATAGTCGTGTTTGTTATCAAGTTTTGGATAGGACAATCTGCTTGATAAGAGTGATTTGATTAAATTGAATAAAGGCTATCAGAACCTACCTGATAGCCTAAATAACCTTATGTCTGTTTACTAAACTTTTCAGACTCAAATATCTTTATTCGGTAAGTCCTCCAAGTTAGTCCTCATTACAAGCGTAACGCAACAGCATGTCCACCAATTGCTCCGTCATCTGCTCATTCGGTGGAGAAAGTTCGGTTGAACGCCTTGTGACCATCTTCTGAAGTGCACCCATCATCACCGTGAATATAAACTGAGCAAGCTGAAGTAGAGAAGAGGCATGCTTAATGCTGCCGTCAGCGACCCCTGCGTTAAGCACATCTAACAAAAAGTGATTTTCTTTACCCATCTGATTGAATCGATCATACGTTTCTCTCAATTCAGGAGTGAAATCATACACCTCATAGTTGATGTCAAATAGTTGAATGAATCGGATATGATCCGGATGGTTCCGCGCAAAGCTGATCCAGGCATGAAGCATGGCTTCGAGCTGTTCACGACCATTTAACTCTGTACTGCCTGAGAGACTAACATGATCCGTTAAATTCACAACCAATTGCATTTGAATAGTGAGAAGCAGCTCATCGAGCGACTGAAAGTGCTTATAAAAGGTTACGCGGCTTAGCTCTGCCTTGGAGCAAACGTCCTTGATCTTCACCTGAAGCAGTCCGTGCTTCAAAAAGAGCTCTTTGCCTGCTGCGATCAGGTCATCACGATGTTTATTTCTAATCTGTTGATGCCAGTTTTCATTCACTAGTAGTTTGTAATCCTTTCTTGGACCGACGTGCATTGAGCGTTAGCGATAGTGCAGCAAGAAGCATAATTGCACCAAAAATATACGGGAAGTTCAAGTTTTTGTCAAACAATAGTCCTGCAACAAGTGGCCCAAATACAGTACCCAAACTGGAATACGTCGTATTTAAACCCGAAGCGTATCCTTGTCGATCCCCAGCGTTTTTGGAAATGAGTGTACTGACTGACGGTCGTAAAAATGCATTAAAAGCAAAAAATAACGCAGAGGCGAACAATAGATACACTAAGTTAACCTTAATTAACATAAGTAGTAGTGCAATCGGTGCCATGATTAGAGAGAGCCGAATAAGCTTAATTTCGCCGATTCTTCGCACTGACCAATCAAGCAGCCAGATCTGAACGACGATACCGATGATGGCTCCCATCGTAATAATAATGGAAATGGTTGCAGCGTCGAAGCCATATTTTTGCTCTGCAAAAAGAGAGAATACGGTCTCATAACTCATCAGACCAAAGGTCATCACGAGAAGCAGAAGCAAATATTTGAAGTAAGGGACTTGAAATGAGCTCCAGATGTGCTTGCCCAGATGATTACCTTTCTTCTTCGTCTGAGGAAGGGTTCTTTTTTCCGGAGGTAACGTCTCTGGCAGAAGTAGAGTAAGCATACCTGCGACAAGCCCTAGACCAGCCGCGAAGAAATAAGGCATACGAATGCCCATCTCAGCGATGAAGCCGCCAAGACCAGGTCCGAGTACCATACCCAGATTCATGGCTGCGCCGAAATAGCCCATACCCTTGGCGCGTGTCTCTGGGGTCGTAATATCGGCGACATATGCGAGGTTGGCAGGAACCATCAAACCTAAGCTGATTCCACCGATAAAACGTGCGATGTATAGGAGCGGCAACGACGTGGATAGGGCAAATATGATATCCGAAACAACGGAGAGAAACATGCCGGCCATGATTAATTTTTTGCGACCAAAGCGATCAGCCCATTGTCCACCAAGCGGTGAAAATAAAAATTGAGCGGCCCCAAAGGCAGCTACCAAAAATCCAGCGACTGTACCTCCCGCATGAAATAACTTCAAATACTCTGGCAGTATGGGAATGAGCATACCCTGACCTAATAAAGCAATAAACAGATTTAACATCAGAATCAAAAGCGGGAAACGAACAGATTTTGGCAATGTACCCATGAACGTATATTTCTCCTTTGTTTACACGGTGTTAACCTTTACGATATGTAAACCATAATAATGCAATATAATTGATTTTGTAAATCATTTTTTTGGGGGAAGGGTGAGTCTTATTGATCAATCACAACAACCTGAAGAGTACCGAGATCCAATGAATTATGACCTTGAGTTCGGCGATGAGACGAACAGACACATTCTTATCTGGAGATGGCAAGATCTAATCCTAGCAAAGTGTTAGATCATGCATTGGGTCACAATTCGAGATTGGGGTAGCATCCACTCCTCTCGGCTAAGTCTCATATTCGATGCTGAGAGGCCGCAAGGCACCCTTTGTAATCAAAAGCGGACTTTTTTCGAACAATCTCTTACATAGAAAATACTCAAGCAGATGTCCTTGATTGCAGGAGTGCGACATATCTTAGAGTGAAGGACGATTCGCAAGGGTCAAATGCCTTTAAGCACAGCCATATCATGGCAGATGGGAGAGCTGTAATGACGAAACGGGTAGTTCTGTTGGAGGATGGTACGGCAGAGATGAAGGGACTTATAGGCAGTCAAGGAGCCGGTCTTTCCGAGTTACTTCATGCTGGCTGGCCTGTTCCAGCCGGGTTCGCTGTAACAACGGAATGCTGTCGCGAGTTCAGTACCCGTCTTGGACATTGTTCAACTGATGCAGCTCAGGAGGTGGAAAGTGCGATCCATCATTTGGAACAGCGCACGGGTAAGCTCTTCGGTGATGCCAAGACACCGCTTCTACTTTCCGTTATGCCGAATGAAGTTCGTTCCACAAGGAATGAACGGGAGTCGTTCCTTTATGTTGGCCTTAACGATGTGACGGTGGAAGGGCTCGCTGACCAAACGCAAGATCGTTGCTATGCACTTCATTGTTATCGAAGCTTATTGCAGGACTTTGGTTATTTGGTACATGGAATTCCATATGAATTATTTGGTGAGTTCATAAGTGAGCCGGAGATACAGGACGAATTTGAATTAGAACGCATTATCACCGAACACAAAATAATAATTGAAATTCATGGTAGGACACCATTTCCTCAAGATGTGAAGTCTCAACTCCATGAAGCGCTGGGAGCCTTCTCCCATTCACATTGCAGTCCAGTCCTGGTACAGGTAATGGTGAGTGAGGAATATGGAGAGCATATGAGTTCAGAAGCAGCATGCAAGACGGCTGTCGATATGGTGAGTGAAGGTTTGATTACAAAAGAGGAAGCTTTATTGCGAATAGAGCCATCACAAGTGACGGAATTAATCGAATTCATAGAGCAGCCGTCACAGCAATCATTGGACGTGCAACAGTTGCTTGAATGGGCTGATGAGGTGAGGTCTGTATTGGTGCTTGCCAATGTAAACCATCCAAGGGATGGTGTCCTCGCACGAGTGTTAGGAGCAGAAGGGATAGGGCAATGTCAGATCGAGACCATGCTGTTATCACCATCCCGAATACCTTTTGTCCAGAAGATGATCACAGCTGACAACGAATACGAACGTCGACGTGGGGTAGAACGTTTGCTTCCGATGCTGCAAGCGGACTTTGAGCATTTTTTCGAAGTGATGGATGGTTATCCGGTAACGATTAATCTGCTGGACCCGGCATGGGATGAACGATTGCTTCATGTTGAAGCTGATATACTTGATATGCAGATTGAAGCGATTTTTCGCGCAGCCTTAAAAACTATTCGTCAGGGACTATGGGTACGACCCGAAATTTTGATTCCACCTGTAAGCGATTCCAATGAATTGCAGCGATTGAGGGAGCTGGTGGATCATATAGCTGACCAGATTTTGGGCGAAGAAAAAAGGCATTGTCTATATAAAGTAGGTACAACTATAGAAATTTCTAGAGCGGGTACAATCGCAACTCAAATGGCTCGCCATGCTGACTTTTTCTCATTCAGAGCGTTGGATGTTCAAGAAAATAAACATCTTGTGGAAATGAGCGTTGTTCAGGGTAAAGCCCGTAAACCGTATCTCAGGTCAGGGGTCTGTGGAGAACAAGCTGCGAATGCAGATACGATTGCTTACTGCCATCGCATAGGATTAGATTATGTGAGCTGTTCCCCCGAGCAAGTTCCGTCTGCACGAATTGCGGCTGCGCAAGCGGCGATTAGAGAACAGAAGCAGGGCAAGAGCATACAGAATCATGACATTTCAACGACAGCGTAAATATCAAATATGAACGATTGAGGGGTATGCGTAACACTACATGTTATAATGTGGCTGTTCGCATATCTCTTTTTTATCGGAGAATGAATTAAGCTGTACACGTCATTTATACATAAGAGGGGAGACAGTAACATGACCACTCCGAACATACGAAACGTTCCAACACAAGCGGTGTTTATAGATCGTGATGGCACAATTGGAGGTTCAGACAAGATTAAATATCCTGGCGAGATGCAATTGTTTGATGGTGTGGCGGAATCAATCAGCACATTATCACAGCATGGATTCAAATTATTTGGCTTTACGAACCAGCCTGGTATAACAGCAGGACATTCCACAGTCGAAGCTTTTCAACAAGAGATGAAGGACTTCGGGATCGAGCATACGTATGTGTGTCCTCATCCGGCTCATGAACAGTGTAAATGTCGCAAACCGAGACCTGATATGTTGATCCAAGCAGCAGAAGATCATCAACTGAAGCTCGAACAGTGTATTGTCATTGGCGACCGTTGGTCAGACATGGTTGCGGCAAGTGTTGCAGGGTGTCTATGCATACTCGTTATGACGGGTGCAGGTATGCGTGCATTGGAAGAAGACCGGTTTCGATGGAACACCATGGAAGCAGACTATGTAGCCACTGATTTTAACGATGCGGTAAAGTGGATTGTGCAGCGAAGAGTTCAACCTATGCAAGAATAAGTAACGAAATAGAGCATTACAGCTTGCGTTTGTATACATCAATGCAGATTCTGTTGACATTGTCAGCCTTATCCGCAGTTTTGCGCCCGAACCACCATGGAATACATACCGCGAAACTGTTATACTGAAATATGCGTTTTGTAAACAGAACGTAAAATTTCGGATAAGGGTTGAAAACGACCATGTATAATTCTAAATACGAACGGATATCATCACGAACATTATTTGTCGTGTTATTTATCCTCTTGCTGCTGAAGCTCACGCTTTTGCGGTATTTCTTTTTCCAAGGCCTTTCTGGCATTGGATTGCTCACCGATACGCTGGGTGCTCTAACCGTGGTCTGTGTGCTTGATTTAATTGTACCTAAGCGCTGGAAACGTATGGTGTACGGGGGCTTTAATCTGATTTTCTCGCTCGTACTGTTTGCGGCAACGTTATATAACGTGCATTTTAGCTCAGTACCCACGTACACAGCACTAAGTGAATTAGGTCAGGTGGCTCAAGTACGAGGCAGTATCGGACCTCTCATTCGACCTGTTCATTTTATGTTTTTTGTGGATATCGTGCTTGCACTGCCACTTTGGTTTATCCTGCGCTCCAGACGTACTTCCCGTAGTCAAGGAAGTTATAGCAACAGTGGACTAAGTTTTGGAAAAAGTCGTAGAAGATATTGGGGGAAGGTCGGAGTCGCACTTACGGCTGCATTTAGCATCGTTCTGTCAGGTAGCTTTATTGTCAAAGGAGAAACAATTGATAATGAGCTGGTTCGAGCGGAGAATCTTGGTTTTCTTAACTACCAGGTGTCCTCAGCGATTTTGACGAGCAAAGAAAACGAAGCCATTGCTAATGGCAACATTAATGAGACCATTGCGAAGATCAATCAGTTAGTGAGTCAATATCCATATCAAGATAAAACAAGTCAGGGCTCTCCAGTTAAAGCGAAGTATTTTGGTGAAGCCAAAGGCAGTAATCTGATTGTGTTACAACTAGAATCTTTTCAGAATTTTCCGATTCACGCTTCACTGGGTGGTCAGGTGTTAACACCCGTGTTGAACGAATTAGCGAGTGAAAGCTATTATTTCCCTCATTTCTTCCAACAAATTGGTCAAGGTAATACATCGGATGCTGAATTTATGTCGAACACATCAATCTATCCTACAGGCGTAGTTCCAATGTCTGCCGGATATAGTGACCGTGATTTACCTAGCTTACCGAAACTGCTTCGTGAGCGCGGATATCAGTCAGAGACGTTTCATGGCAATGATGTGACGTTCTGGAATCGGAACAAGATGTACCCTGCGATTGGATTCGATCGGTATTTTGACAAACCAAGCTTCAAGAATGACCGATTTAATGATTTTGGTCCATCTGACGAAGAATTGTATCGTGTCGGTGTGGAGAAAATGACTGCACATCAAGCTGCGAACGAACCGTTCTACGCACAGTTTATTACAGCATCGAGCCACTCACCGTTCAAGGTTCCTGCTGATCGGGCACGAATTACTGTCCCTGAGACAATTACGAACACATTGCTGCATGATTATTTGCAGGCTATCAATTATACCGATTATGCGGTTGGGCAACTGATTAATGAATTAAAGGCTAGTGGACTGTGGGACAACACAACGTTAGTCATTTACGGTGATCACTTCGGTCTGCCAGCAAATGATGAAATCACAAAGCAGATTCAAGACAATTTGAATGTGCCATACGATGGGAATGTGAGTCGTTTTAATATCCCGCTAATCATCCACACACCGCAGCAGTCTAAAGGGCAAGTGGTTGAACAGCCTGGAGGTCAGTTGGATATCATGCCAACGGTACTGAATTTGATGGGCGTATCGTTACAAGAAGAGCAGTTTACGGCCTTTGGGCATGATCTGCTTAATATGGATCATAATGCATTTGGCATTCGCTATTATTTGCCGACAGGCTCATTTGTTAATAATGAGATCATGTTTGTTCCTGGTGCGGGTTTCGATGATGGGAAGGCATATTCGATTAAAACGTATGAACCTGTCACTGATCTGGAGCCGTATCGGGCCGATTATGAGCATGTGCTCAGCTTAATGAAGCTGTCGGATGAGTATGTGAAGCTATTGCCTAAACGGGCACCCTAATATGTAGTGTTCGGTATCATGCCAAACGTCACCTGTATTCATATGGGTGGCGTTTTTTGGTTACTTTCATTCATCCGAATAACGGATAAGGAAGAGCTTTATTTTGAAACTGTAATTATTAATGTTACAATGGTATAAGAATGAATTTGGCGATACTTGGTTTAGATCTAATTAGAGACCCATATAGACACAATGAGAGGAATGAATAGATATGAAATTAAGCGTGCTTGAACATGGACATATCAACGAAGGACGTACGGTGCAGGATACGCTTCAAGAGACGGTTACGCTTGCGAAGCATGCTGATGAACTTGGTTTTTCGCGTTTCTGGATGTCAGAACATCATGGTGGCGGTGCACTTTCCTTTTCAAGTCCTGAAGTCATGATTGCGCATGTCGCTGCTCATACCGAACATATTCGGGTAGGATCAGGTGGCGTAATGCTGCCACATTATAGTGCATACAAGGTTGCAGAGAACTTCCGTCTCTTAGAGGCATTACATCCTGGTCGTATTGATCTTGGGATTGGTAGAGCACCTGGTGGGATGCCGATTGCAAGTCGAGCTCTCAATGAGGGAAAATCCTCTAACGTACAATTTTTCCCGCAACAGATCGCAGATCTGGGTGGTTACTTTCATGAGCAATTGTCGGAGGATCATCGCTTTGCCTCTCTGGTAGCTGCTCCATCCGTGCCGACAGTGCCAGAGGTATGGCTGCTTGGCTCTAGCTCCGAAGGTGCAAGAATTGCAGCCGCGCAAGGAACGGCTTATGCGTTTGCTCAATTCTTTGGCACACCAGGCGGGGAAGAGGCCATGAAGCATTATCGTCGACATTTCAAACCGTCGATCCTGAATGATCGACCTCATTCTATGATTGCTGTCTCTGCGTTCTGTGCGGAGACTGAAGAGGAAGCGGCTGAGCTTGCTCGAAGCAATGAACTTTTCTTCTTACGCTTAGGCCGTGGGTTGGAACAGAGCTCATTCCCATCATTAGAGACGGTTCATAATTATCCTTATACCGCTATGGAAATGGAGCAGATTCGCCAGCGTCGTTCATTCTCGATCGTAGGGACACCGGATCAGGTGAAAGAGAAAATTACAGCAATGGCTGAGCGTCATGAAGCGGATGAAGTGATCATCGCCTCAGCGATTCATTCATTTGAAGCACGCCTTCGCTCATTTGGTTTGATTGCAGAAGCCTTCGGCTTAAAGAAGGATTAAGCGATTATGTCGGGAATGTTATAGTGTAGTATGTGTTTCCAAAGTCCGGTTATTTCTGCTGAATTCCATCTCTGATCATGAGATACCGTCAGGTATTCAACACAATCTCAATCGGGCTTTGGTAACAACCTCTATAAGAGAGGAAGGATTCACATTCGTAGATGTGTTATAAGTGATATTCATGGCTGTTACGACGAATTCAATGCTCTACTTCAACAGGTGAGCTATGATTCGGTTCAGGATGAATTAATTTTACTTGGAGACTATGTAGATCGGGGACCTCAGAGCAGACGGGTCGTTGATCAGATCATGAAGCTCAAGGAACGTCATTCTATCATTGCGCTGAAGGGAAATCATGATGCGATGATGGTCAAAGCGTTGACCAATGATATCAAGGAATACGATAGCCACTGGATTCGCAATGGTGGGTTACAGACACTTGCTAGTTATGTGGACCATGTCACAACATGGGACGAGAGTGAATTGGACTGGGACGCCTATCATGAAGCCAAAGTGTGGGTGCGCAACCACTATAGCCATCATCTTCAGTTTTTGGATCAACTTCCGTTGGTATATGAAATTCCGGGCTACGTGTTTGTACATGCAGGGATTAATCCTGACGTACCGGATTGGCGCAAACAGCCGGAGAGTGACTTTATGTGGATTCGGGAACCTTTCTACTCCAGACCTACGGCAATTGAGGAAACGGTGGTCTTTGGGCACACGCCTGTGAAATATCTGCACGATGAGATGGGCATTTGGTTCGCTTCAACGGGAGACAAGATTGGCATCGACGGTGGATGCGCTTATGGTGCTCAATTGAACATGCTTATGATTAGGGAAGATGGTAGCCTGCAGACGTTCTTTGTGGAAAAAGCAGAGAACATAGAGGACGTGGAACTTTAACAGGTGAGCATTGCTTATCTAGGTTCCATATGCTAATTTATAAGTTTATGTCATGTCATTATACATACGATAACGAAGCTGAAGGGAATGAAATACATTTTGGCTATTTATAATTTAGATCAATTGCAACATCATATTTTACTCTGTAATGGTGGTACCTGTATGCGCAACGACGGGGAGGAAGTTACCCAGGCTGTGCGAGATGAGATTAAAAACCTTGGGGCGAGTGAATTTATTCATACGACACGGACACGTTGCAACGGACGCTGTGATGATGCATGTGTGACGATTGTGTACCCACAAGGGGATTGGTATGGCAAAATGACACCGGATTCAGGTAGAGCTCTTGTTCAGGCTCTGTGTGAAGGTGAGCGTTTGGAGAGCCATCTCATCGCGAATGTGGCGACAACAACTGCAAAATAGAGACCAATGATCTATATCATTGGGACTTGAATGATTGTCTTGAGAATCATTTGCAATGAATACGGTGTAAGGGGATTGGAATTAAGCCCTTTTAACGCTATAATCAGTAAGGGTATGAATTATAAACGACATTGATTATTCTAAATCAGAATTGACGGAGGGCTATCAATATGGAAAAAGCGTTAATCTTCGGACACAAAAATCCTGACACGGACACGATCTGTTCAGCAATTGCTTATGCGGATCTCAAAGCAAAATTAGGTCATGAGGTTGAAGCGGTTCGTCTCGGAGAAGTGAATGGTGAAACTCAGTTTGCACTCGATCATTTCAAAGTGGAAGCACCTCGTTTGATCAAAACGGCAGCGAATGAAGTAAACAAAGTCATTCTGGTTGACCACAATGAGCGTCAGCAAAGTGTTAGTGATATCGAAGAAGTAACTGTGGTAGAGGTTATTGACCACCACCGTATTGCTAACTTTGAGACAAGCCAGCCATTGTATTTCCGTGCAGAGCCTGTAGGCTGTACTGCTACAATTCTAAATAAAATGTACAAAGAGAACGGTGTAGAGATCAGCGCACCAATTGCTGGACTTATGCTATCTGCTATTATCTCTGACTCCCTGCTGTTTAAATCGCCAACTTGCACGGAGCAAGATGTAGCGGCTGCACGTGAACTGGCTGCTATTGCTGGTGTAGATGCAGACAGCTACGGATTGGACATGCTCAAAGCAGGTGCTGATCTGAGTCAAAAAACGATTGCTGAATTGATTTCTTTGGATGCCAAAGAATTCGTAATGGGTCAAGCAAAAGTTGAAATTGCACAAGTCAACGCTGTTGACGTTAACGATGTACTTGTGAAAAAAGCTGAATTGCAAGCTGCAATTGAAGCAATCATCTCCAGTAAAGGTCTTGACCTCTTCGTATTTGTTGTAACAGATATCCTCAACAACGATTCTGTTGCTCTTGCATACGGCGCTTCCACGAATGCAGTGGAAAAAGCGTACAATGTATCGTTGGCTGATAGCCAGGCTCTTCTGAAGGGCGTAGTATCTCGTAAGTCACAGATTGTTCCGGTTCTGACAGAAGCATTCAACAGTCTGTAATAACCGTCTGATGTATGGTACATGAGGATCATGTACATCAATCAAGCCTGTTCTGATCTCTCATGGATCAGGACAGGCTTTTATTATGAAGGAGGTCATAAATGTGATTAAAAATGAGAAGATCAAAGCAGCGGAAGTCCATGTCACTGGAATAAACGGAGAGGATCTGGGAATCATGTCCACACGTGAGGCACTCGCCTTAGCGAAGCAATACAAAGTGGATCTGGTCTGTACTTCTCTCATGACCAGTCCACCACCGTGCAAACTTATTGGGGCTGGTGCAGCGAAGGCAGAGGCGCAACAGGATAAGAAGAAATCAGGTAAATTACCGGATAAACGAAAGGTGAAAGAGATCCGCTTAACATTGCAAATGGAAGACCATGACCGTGATACGAAACAAGCACAAGCAGAGCGTATCCTGAAAAAAGGAGATTCCGTGAAGCTGGTCATTCAGGTTCACGGAAGTAAAGAAGGCGCAGCCGGTAAAGAATGGGCAGAGCAGCTATGCCAAGCTTTGGCTGAATTCGGCACCAAAACGACGGGGGTACAAGTGAGCGGTAAACAAGTTGTTGTTCAGTTGGATCCAAAGATTTAACCCTTCACGTGAAGCATCAGGTACGCAAATAACGACTACCACCTACACGAACATATAATTGTCCAGGTAATACAGGCGTCGATGGAGAACCTGGATTGGCATTATTGCTATTCGCAAAACGTGACAGATAATAAAAATCAGGGTAGATGACCGTATCCATCAGATAGGCGGAAGTGCGGCTGCCTGGGAAGCGGAATTGGTTCAAGGTGCGTATGATTTGTTCACCACGAGCAATACCGATTCCGTGACCGTAATACCAATCCTCACGAAGTTTAATCGTATTCTCTCCTTGCCACTCTGGGGTTTCGGGAGATACATCCGGATTTTTGAAATAGAGTACATCTCCAGGGAGCGCACTGTTACTGCCGTTCTTCTCTGTTAAGCGTAGGTCGCTGTCATAGTGCCAGTCGAAGAGAAGCAGGTTGCGGAATAACGAATTAAAAGCATCTTCACGGATGCTAGCCAGCACGCCACCATATAATACAATGACAGTTGCTGTTGCGCATTCAAAAGCGTACAAGGATCCGTTTCTCCAAATATCACGAATTCCTTCTGCGGGGGTAACGTTAGGTCTTAACTCAAAACCACCTTGGGCATTCCGGTTCCAGTAAACGGGATTACATCTGGATTGTTCGAACGAGGCAAAGCTAACACCGCTGGCATTAAGTCCCTCTGCTGCTTCGACAAGAGAAGAACGCAGTTTCCACTCAAAACGAAGATGCTCCATGGATTGGTACGTATACACTGTCGAACTATTCTGGAGTTGTTGGAGCCAGTTCCATTCAAAGGGCGTCCAATCTGTGGGACTTAATTGGAGAGGTTGATTTGCAACAATAATCATAATTGATACCTCCATGTCGTTGGGATGTACAGAACATATTCAGATGAAATCGCCTAGGTTTGTTTGAGAATATGGTGTAGCCTATAGGGGTCGAGTTAGTGGTTTATTGGCTTGATGGGGTTACAAGATAAAAGATGTCGATACTTGCCAAAATTTCGTGCAAAAAAATCGTTATCAATGATAGGATTTGGGGTACTACTCTATAGAAGAAGTTATGTATTGAAGTAAGCTTTCATTACGAAATGGTTGGATAACTGAAAAGGAGGATAAGCGGTGTCGAATCCAATTACACAGAACCGTTTGCTGTTCGAACAATTATATACTCATGCGCCGATCGGCATTGCTGTTGCTTCACATGTGAATGGTCGTTGGCTCCAGCTCAATCCCGCCTTTTGTGAGATGTT
This genomic interval carries:
- a CDS encoding type II CAAX endopeptidase family protein produces the protein MNQLTMRSAGWIFFVSYVMGILFTAWISSKGSPHHDNLMLFLAYVAVGQIVLNVIPAVIWCRYRKISLRTAFRLHKVSLRNIILSLLIFALSQIILLFFHQITEVVSQWLGVSYATSHYPIADSLFSLGILLLSIGIIPPICEELLFRGVLLSGYGKRGLWFAAMVSSFLFALFHDNPYRLIELFGAALVSAIIVIRSGSIIPGIIVHMITNSTYVISSYIQGGDMLEGITTSEGPSLSILLLTGFASFITFMICRWLYARFDRPETEVRAKRIASAGIRSLAWIIPILLSIVVFVIKFWIGQSA
- a CDS encoding LTA synthase family protein, translated to MYNSKYERISSRTLFVVLFILLLLKLTLLRYFFFQGLSGIGLLTDTLGALTVVCVLDLIVPKRWKRMVYGGFNLIFSLVLFAATLYNVHFSSVPTYTALSELGQVAQVRGSIGPLIRPVHFMFFVDIVLALPLWFILRSRRTSRSQGSYSNSGLSFGKSRRRYWGKVGVALTAAFSIVLSGSFIVKGETIDNELVRAENLGFLNYQVSSAILTSKENEAIANGNINETIAKINQLVSQYPYQDKTSQGSPVKAKYFGEAKGSNLIVLQLESFQNFPIHASLGGQVLTPVLNELASESYYFPHFFQQIGQGNTSDAEFMSNTSIYPTGVVPMSAGYSDRDLPSLPKLLRERGYQSETFHGNDVTFWNRNKMYPAIGFDRYFDKPSFKNDRFNDFGPSDEELYRVGVEKMTAHQAANEPFYAQFITASSHSPFKVPADRARITVPETITNTLLHDYLQAINYTDYAVGQLINELKASGLWDNTTLVIYGDHFGLPANDEITKQIQDNLNVPYDGNVSRFNIPLIIHTPQQSKGQVVEQPGGQLDIMPTVLNLMGVSLQEEQFTAFGHDLLNMDHNAFGIRYYLPTGSFVNNEIMFVPGAGFDDGKAYSIKTYEPVTDLEPYRADYEHVLSLMKLSDEYVKLLPKRAP
- a CDS encoding putative PEP-binding protein → MTKRVVLLEDGTAEMKGLIGSQGAGLSELLHAGWPVPAGFAVTTECCREFSTRLGHCSTDAAQEVESAIHHLEQRTGKLFGDAKTPLLLSVMPNEVRSTRNERESFLYVGLNDVTVEGLADQTQDRCYALHCYRSLLQDFGYLVHGIPYELFGEFISEPEIQDEFELERIITEHKIIIEIHGRTPFPQDVKSQLHEALGAFSHSHCSPVLVQVMVSEEYGEHMSSEAACKTAVDMVSEGLITKEEALLRIEPSQVTELIEFIEQPSQQSLDVQQLLEWADEVRSVLVLANVNHPRDGVLARVLGAEGIGQCQIETMLLSPSRIPFVQKMITADNEYERRRGVERLLPMLQADFEHFFEVMDGYPVTINLLDPAWDERLLHVEADILDMQIEAIFRAALKTIRQGLWVRPEILIPPVSDSNELQRLRELVDHIADQILGEEKRHCLYKVGTTIEISRAGTIATQMARHADFFSFRALDVQENKHLVEMSVVQGKARKPYLRSGVCGEQAANADTIAYCHRIGLDYVSCSPEQVPSARIAAAQAAIREQKQGKSIQNHDISTTA
- a CDS encoding TetR/AcrR family transcriptional regulator; protein product: MNENWHQQIRNKHRDDLIAAGKELFLKHGLLQVKIKDVCSKAELSRVTFYKHFQSLDELLLTIQMQLVVNLTDHVSLSGSTELNGREQLEAMLHAWISFARNHPDHIRFIQLFDINYEVYDFTPELRETYDRFNQMGKENHFLLDVLNAGVADGSIKHASSLLQLAQFIFTVMMGALQKMVTRRSTELSPPNEQMTEQLVDMLLRYACNED
- a CDS encoding MFS transporter: MGTLPKSVRFPLLILMLNLFIALLGQGMLIPILPEYLKLFHAGGTVAGFLVAAFGAAQFLFSPLGGQWADRFGRKKLIMAGMFLSVVSDIIFALSTSLPLLYIARFIGGISLGLMVPANLAYVADITTPETRAKGMGYFGAAMNLGMVLGPGLGGFIAEMGIRMPYFFAAGLGLVAGMLTLLLPETLPPEKRTLPQTKKKGNHLGKHIWSSFQVPYFKYLLLLLVMTFGLMSYETVFSLFAEQKYGFDAATISIIITMGAIIGIVVQIWLLDWSVRRIGEIKLIRLSLIMAPIALLLMLIKVNLVYLLFASALFFAFNAFLRPSVSTLISKNAGDRQGYASGLNTTYSSLGTVFGPLVAGLLFDKNLNFPYIFGAIMLLAALSLTLNARRSKKGLQTTSE
- a CDS encoding HAD-IIIA family hydrolase gives rise to the protein MTTPNIRNVPTQAVFIDRDGTIGGSDKIKYPGEMQLFDGVAESISTLSQHGFKLFGFTNQPGITAGHSTVEAFQQEMKDFGIEHTYVCPHPAHEQCKCRKPRPDMLIQAAEDHQLKLEQCIVIGDRWSDMVAASVAGCLCILVMTGAGMRALEEDRFRWNTMEADYVATDFNDAVKWIVQRRVQPMQE